The following proteins come from a genomic window of Brevibacillus antibioticus:
- a CDS encoding glycosyltransferase family 2 protein — MSHSQQPLVSIITPSYNQGRFIRETINSILTQDYANLEHIVVDGGSTDDTLSILQEYAQKDPRFRYISEPDRGQSHALNKGLALARGEIIGWLNSDDTYVPGAIMKAVHAFAGNPAWGMLHGNCHVMNEHGQVSTTYPSEQADSKKLYQSCVICQPSAFIRAHVFRHMGGVDEKLQFCMDYDLWMRIAKFYPIGYVPHYLGNARIHTTCKSATQWHSVGVPEVLRSLAKNYSSIPSHWISYVPQYKGMGVLDLLRIYKSFPSNTTRITSMNRGMDLWAPPVLRAIVESDPSTPAQMLLVKGKIPGSPVKLPKPIVLTALVNGVNVKSYTVDKPTFALEIPLDPNATTLRVDIASSSVGVPSTPQVQQRIVGGYMAEEIIPLSYDEVIVYRTFSRS; from the coding sequence GTGTCCCACTCACAGCAACCATTAGTGAGTATCATTACCCCCTCTTACAACCAAGGCAGGTTTATACGTGAGACGATAAATAGCATATTGACCCAGGACTATGCAAACCTTGAGCATATCGTGGTAGATGGAGGTTCGACTGACGATACGCTCTCCATTTTGCAAGAATATGCACAAAAAGATCCGCGCTTCCGTTATATTTCCGAACCGGATCGCGGACAGTCTCATGCACTTAACAAAGGCCTTGCACTGGCAAGAGGGGAAATTATCGGCTGGCTCAATTCAGACGACACTTATGTACCTGGCGCCATTATGAAGGCTGTTCATGCTTTTGCGGGTAACCCGGCCTGGGGAATGCTTCACGGCAATTGCCATGTGATGAACGAGCACGGTCAAGTATCCACTACCTACCCGTCAGAACAGGCTGATTCCAAGAAGTTGTATCAGAGCTGCGTAATTTGCCAGCCATCCGCCTTCATCAGAGCCCACGTCTTCAGGCATATGGGGGGCGTTGATGAAAAGCTGCAATTTTGCATGGATTACGACCTGTGGATGCGCATCGCCAAATTTTATCCAATCGGTTATGTGCCTCACTACTTAGGAAACGCTCGAATCCACACGACTTGCAAATCAGCCACCCAATGGCATTCCGTCGGCGTACCTGAAGTATTACGATCACTTGCGAAAAATTATTCATCCATCCCCAGCCATTGGATATCGTACGTTCCACAATACAAAGGCATGGGTGTACTCGACCTGTTGAGGATCTATAAGTCCTTTCCGTCCAATACAACCAGAATTACAAGCATGAATCGGGGGATGGACTTGTGGGCGCCTCCTGTCCTGCGTGCGATTGTTGAATCAGATCCATCTACACCGGCTCAAATGTTGTTAGTGAAGGGTAAAATCCCTGGCTCCCCCGTAAAATTACCGAAGCCCATTGTTTTGACTGCGCTCGTGAATGGCGTAAACGTAAAAAGTTACACCGTTGATAAACCCACCTTTGCCCTCGAAATTCCACTCGATCCGAATGCCACGACACTCCGTGTGGACATCGCTTCTTCCAGTGTCGGTGTACCGAGCACCCCGCAAGTCCAGCAAAGAATCGTGGGGGGATACATGGCCGAAGAGATTATTCCGCTTTCGTATGACGAAGTGATCGTGTACAGAACTTTTTCAAGAAGTTAA
- a CDS encoding DUF1360 domain-containing protein codes for MFDLSWIDLIILVLASFRLTHLIVFDEITSFLRNPFYQVLYVPDESGQMVRDFQFKGGRVRQWIGRLLSCHWCVGIWVGALIVGLYMYVPAAYPLLLLLAIAGAAAVIETKLYTS; via the coding sequence ATGTTTGACCTCTCTTGGATCGACCTAATCATCCTCGTGCTGGCAAGCTTTCGTCTCACGCATTTGATTGTTTTTGATGAGATCACATCTTTTCTGCGAAACCCATTTTATCAGGTGTTATATGTACCCGACGAGTCGGGGCAAATGGTTCGGGACTTTCAATTTAAAGGCGGGAGGGTGCGTCAATGGATAGGGAGATTGTTGAGCTGCCATTGGTGCGTGGGAATTTGGGTGGGTGCTTTGATCGTTGGGTTGTATATGTATGTGCCAGCCGCCTATCCGTTGTTGCTCCTGCTTGCCATAGCCGGAGCGGCGGCTGTCATTGAAACGAAGCTATACACGAGTTGA
- a CDS encoding peptidoglycan-binding protein translates to MNRNMKKMATILSLSVLVTMIGQPAFAKTSFPSLKKGMKNFRVLEVEKMLDALHYDYKLVVDNIYNSNTAYNVKAFQKKYKLPQTGIVNKTTYDKLKSVYQARKQEQPTPPSTPSKPTESKESNDYVTLKLGASGENVKELQKMLAGLGYKVTASGYYDESTRFAVMLFQSRNKQTLTGEADAKTFTAIKTQYKNNPVQPGPDTKPTTPTNPTTPVTPSKPEQPQNPGAGTQVPLPTGLTAEEKEMVQLVNQERTSRGLAPYQVDMQLVNVARVKAQEMVSKGYFSHTSPTYGSPFQMMDTFGIRYIAAAENIAQNYSVSSAHQMFMNSSGHKANIMSPTYDFVAIAVVNGGPHGKTFVQMFLKK, encoded by the coding sequence ATGAATCGCAACATGAAGAAAATGGCAACGATCCTTTCCCTGTCCGTCCTCGTTACCATGATCGGACAACCTGCATTTGCGAAAACTAGCTTTCCCTCTTTGAAAAAAGGGATGAAGAACTTCCGCGTGCTTGAAGTGGAAAAGATGCTCGATGCACTCCATTACGACTACAAGCTGGTAGTGGACAACATTTACAACAGCAACACGGCTTATAACGTTAAAGCGTTCCAGAAAAAATACAAGCTGCCGCAAACCGGAATTGTTAACAAAACTACCTACGATAAGCTGAAGAGCGTGTACCAAGCTCGCAAGCAAGAGCAGCCAACACCACCATCTACACCGTCCAAGCCTACTGAATCCAAAGAGTCCAATGATTACGTCACGCTGAAGTTGGGTGCTAGTGGTGAAAACGTGAAGGAATTGCAAAAGATGCTCGCTGGCCTCGGATACAAAGTAACTGCCTCGGGTTATTACGATGAATCTACGCGCTTTGCCGTCATGCTATTCCAGTCACGTAATAAGCAAACTTTGACCGGTGAAGCTGATGCCAAAACCTTTACAGCCATAAAAACACAATACAAGAACAATCCAGTACAGCCCGGGCCAGATACGAAGCCAACTACTCCAACAAATCCAACGACGCCCGTAACACCAAGCAAGCCTGAGCAACCGCAAAACCCTGGTGCTGGCACGCAAGTTCCTCTTCCCACTGGTTTGACGGCTGAGGAAAAAGAAATGGTTCAACTCGTGAATCAAGAGCGCACCAGCCGCGGACTCGCACCTTATCAAGTGGACATGCAGTTGGTGAATGTTGCACGCGTGAAAGCCCAAGAGATGGTAAGCAAAGGGTACTTTAGCCACACCTCGCCCACTTACGGCTCACCGTTTCAAATGATGGACACTTTTGGTATTCGTTATATAGCTGCTGCTGAAAATATTGCTCAAAACTACTCTGTAAGCAGCGCTCATCAAATGTTCATGAATTCCTCCGGACACAAAGCCAATATCATGAGTCCGACATACGACTTCGTAGCCATTGCTGTTGTAAATGGCGGTCCGCACGGGAAAACGTTCGTACAAATGTTCTTGAAAAAATAG
- a CDS encoding glycosyltransferase family 2 protein encodes MPTSQMPLISIIIPVKNEGDNVRSTITSLLNTRTTYPYEVIVVDDASTDNGCHFLQGQGQNEKIKLITTEGIGAAAARNLGVNHARGNYFIFCDAHLSFENFWIDRMMELILTKKADGVAPGIASMSEPHKIGYGQNLNQKLEITWYPKPTGPAPVAILPGGCFLVTREAFMKVGGFDRGFRIWGFEDIEFSIKMWLFGYTCMVQPSVKILHLFRQVHPYTVAHEHIYYNMLRMAYSHFNELRIEAAKKLVLYANASEIADDVLTCGAAAQRVRYNAQRKFDDNWFFQKFQIPF; translated from the coding sequence ATGCCCACCTCACAAATGCCCCTGATCTCCATTATCATTCCTGTAAAAAATGAGGGGGACAATGTGCGTTCTACCATCACTTCCCTTTTGAATACAAGAACCACCTATCCGTATGAAGTGATCGTAGTCGATGATGCCTCAACTGATAATGGTTGTCACTTTTTACAAGGTCAAGGGCAAAATGAAAAAATAAAATTAATTACAACAGAAGGCATAGGTGCTGCAGCAGCACGAAACTTAGGCGTGAATCATGCACGCGGTAACTACTTTATTTTTTGCGATGCCCATCTGTCTTTTGAAAACTTTTGGATCGATCGCATGATGGAGCTCATTCTTACCAAAAAAGCAGATGGCGTTGCTCCCGGAATCGCGTCCATGTCGGAGCCACATAAAATTGGATATGGGCAAAATCTGAATCAAAAGCTCGAGATCACCTGGTATCCAAAGCCAACAGGACCGGCACCAGTTGCGATATTGCCAGGGGGATGCTTCCTGGTCACCAGAGAAGCTTTTATGAAAGTCGGGGGTTTTGACCGTGGTTTTCGCATATGGGGATTTGAAGATATCGAGTTTTCCATTAAAATGTGGCTCTTTGGATATACGTGTATGGTCCAGCCATCTGTAAAAATCTTGCATTTGTTTAGGCAAGTTCACCCTTACACAGTTGCACATGAGCACATTTATTACAATATGCTTCGCATGGCGTACAGCCATTTTAACGAGCTGCGGATTGAGGCAGCGAAAAAACTTGTGCTCTACGCAAATGCGAGTGAAATTGCGGATGATGTGCTGACTTGCGGGGCTGCTGCTCAGCGTGTTCGATACAATGCCCAAAGAAAATTCGACGACAACTGGTTCTTTCAAAAATTTCAAATTCCATTCTGA
- a CDS encoding Mov34/MPN/PAD-1 family protein codes for MTRAVWDEIIRDSLEKRPNEACGLLSGRNGSAQTVWRMENTLKSPIAFAMDPKQIQQVFHKMAFRGEHLVGIYHSHPTAPPIPSPEDIAYCHYPEAAYLIVSLASPQPVLGCFRIEGAFARAYPYKVCN; via the coding sequence ATGACACGTGCGGTCTGGGATGAAATCATCCGAGATTCCCTGGAGAAGAGGCCAAATGAAGCGTGTGGATTGCTTTCCGGTAGAAATGGAAGTGCACAGACGGTTTGGCGTATGGAAAATACGTTAAAAAGCCCGATCGCCTTTGCCATGGACCCCAAGCAAATTCAACAGGTTTTCCACAAAATGGCGTTTCGCGGAGAGCATTTGGTCGGGATCTATCACTCACATCCTACTGCGCCCCCCATTCCGTCACCTGAAGATATAGCTTACTGTCATTACCCGGAGGCCGCATATCTAATCGTATCACTCGCTTCTCCACAACCAGTACTCGGCTGTTTTCGAATCGAGGGGGCTTTTGCTCGAGCGTATCCTTATAAAGTGTGTAACTAA
- a CDS encoding ferredoxin family protein — protein MQDIPKGQSIEEKQYLVRFKADTESHLHVLSADVCATQCPDKLCTIFCPAEVYKWEEVRMHVGYEGCHECGSCRIGCPYENIKWVYPKGGHGIIFRLG, from the coding sequence ATGCAGGATATACCGAAGGGCCAGTCAATCGAGGAGAAACAGTATCTCGTGCGCTTCAAAGCGGATACGGAGTCACATCTGCATGTGCTCTCCGCTGATGTTTGTGCGACGCAATGCCCTGATAAGCTCTGTACAATCTTTTGTCCTGCGGAAGTATACAAATGGGAAGAAGTGCGGATGCACGTCGGCTACGAAGGATGCCACGAGTGTGGGAGCTGCCGCATAGGTTGCCCGTATGAAAATATCAAATGGGTGTATCCGAAGGGTGGACACGGAATCATCTTCAGACTCGGGTAA
- a CDS encoding FAD-dependent oxidoreductase, with translation MAEKFDVIIVGAGPAGTACAYTLAKAGVNVLLMERGEYPGSKNVMGGVLYRKTMEDIIPEFYKEAPVERPIVEQRFMMLDKESAINFSYKGLEWAQEPYNNFTVLRAKFDQWFADKAVQQGALLLNETVALECMVENGKVVGVKTDRPDGDLYADVVVLADGVNSLLAKSLGFHKEFRPDEVALAVMEVLKLDRKIIEDRFNLEGDHGCTVEIFGDSTKGILGTAWLYTNKDSLNIGVGTMLSGLIKNKIKPYELLDYVKNHPMIRPYIQGCEQQEYLAHLIPEGGYRSIPKIVGNGVLVVGDAAQLVNAIHREGSNMAMASGVMAAETILAAKEAGDYSEKTLDEYRINLLNSFVGQDLKKYKDATHHFEKFPQYIEQYIPMMNKAASQMFTVDGSSKWSKQKKIWSDLGSAKDKWKMARDLMNAWRVMK, from the coding sequence ATGGCTGAGAAATTTGATGTAATCATTGTCGGAGCAGGTCCGGCTGGAACAGCTTGTGCTTATACGCTTGCCAAAGCGGGTGTAAATGTACTATTGATGGAGCGCGGGGAATATCCGGGTTCCAAAAACGTCATGGGAGGTGTTTTGTATCGCAAAACGATGGAAGACATCATCCCCGAATTTTACAAGGAGGCGCCTGTTGAACGGCCGATCGTCGAGCAGCGGTTTATGATGCTCGATAAGGAATCAGCGATCAATTTCAGTTACAAAGGCCTGGAGTGGGCCCAGGAACCCTATAACAATTTCACGGTGCTGCGGGCGAAATTTGACCAATGGTTTGCGGATAAAGCCGTGCAGCAGGGAGCACTATTACTCAATGAGACCGTTGCTTTGGAGTGCATGGTTGAAAATGGAAAAGTAGTCGGTGTGAAAACGGATCGACCGGATGGGGATCTATACGCAGATGTTGTCGTTCTGGCAGACGGCGTCAACTCCTTGCTGGCGAAATCGTTAGGTTTCCACAAGGAGTTTCGCCCAGATGAAGTAGCGCTTGCTGTCATGGAAGTACTGAAGCTGGATCGCAAAATAATTGAGGATCGCTTTAACCTAGAGGGCGATCACGGTTGTACGGTTGAAATTTTCGGAGATTCGACCAAAGGGATTTTGGGGACGGCTTGGTTGTATACGAATAAGGACAGCTTGAACATTGGGGTAGGGACAATGCTGTCGGGTCTGATCAAAAACAAGATCAAGCCGTATGAGTTGTTAGACTATGTAAAGAATCACCCGATGATTCGGCCGTATATTCAAGGCTGTGAGCAGCAGGAATACTTGGCGCACCTGATTCCCGAGGGAGGGTATCGTTCCATTCCCAAAATTGTCGGTAATGGTGTACTTGTCGTAGGAGATGCTGCCCAGCTCGTCAATGCGATCCATCGAGAGGGATCGAATATGGCAATGGCATCTGGTGTCATGGCGGCGGAAACGATCCTAGCGGCAAAAGAAGCAGGGGACTATTCCGAAAAAACGCTCGACGAATACCGAATCAATCTGTTAAACAGCTTTGTCGGTCAAGATTTGAAAAAGTACAAGGACGCAACACATCACTTTGAAAAATTCCCGCAGTATATCGAACAATATATTCCGATGATGAACAAAGCGGCGAGTCAGATGTTCACGGTTGATGGCAGCTCGAAATGGAGCAAGCAAAAGAAAATCTGGAGCGACCTCGGCTCTGCGAAGGACAAATGGAAAATGGCGCGTGATTTGATGAATGCGTGGAGGGTGATGAAGTGA
- a CDS encoding electron transfer flavoprotein subunit alpha/FixB family protein: protein MNLDDFRGIWVFLEVSEGRIAPVSLELLGAGRQMADKRDVPLAGLLIGDGVKELAHTAFPYGADQVYVYDDKIFHDYRTESYMRAVIECVQKHKPEIILYGATSTGKDLASAVATDLETGLTADTTMLDVNAESGLLEASRPAFGGNIMATILCKKHRPQMATVRPKVMKALEPDESRTGDIMEESLELREEDIRTKVLKIVRETKEKVRLDEADVIVAGGKGLGSREGFALIHRFAERIGATVGASRDAVEAGWISHEHQVGQTGVTVTPKIYFAIGISGAIQHLVGMRNSGLIIAINKDPNALIFQSCHYGIVGDAFEIVPLLIEAFQKEPDKEVTYG, encoded by the coding sequence ATGAATCTGGATGATTTTCGTGGCATCTGGGTGTTTTTAGAGGTGAGTGAAGGCCGTATCGCCCCTGTATCACTCGAGCTATTGGGGGCGGGAAGACAAATGGCTGACAAGCGAGACGTGCCACTTGCTGGCTTGTTAATCGGGGATGGAGTCAAGGAGTTGGCCCACACGGCGTTTCCATACGGTGCGGACCAAGTGTATGTATACGATGACAAGATTTTTCATGATTACCGAACAGAGTCCTACATGCGAGCTGTCATCGAATGTGTCCAAAAGCACAAGCCGGAAATTATCTTGTACGGGGCGACTTCAACGGGTAAAGATTTGGCTAGCGCTGTTGCGACGGACTTGGAGACAGGGCTGACCGCCGATACGACTATGCTCGATGTGAACGCGGAGTCAGGGTTGTTGGAGGCGAGCCGTCCAGCGTTTGGTGGTAACATCATGGCGACGATTTTGTGCAAGAAACATCGACCGCAAATGGCAACCGTTCGCCCAAAAGTCATGAAAGCGCTTGAGCCAGACGAGTCACGTACAGGAGATATCATGGAAGAAAGCTTGGAGTTGCGTGAAGAAGACATTCGCACAAAAGTGCTGAAAATCGTCCGAGAGACGAAGGAAAAGGTGCGGCTGGATGAGGCGGATGTGATTGTCGCTGGCGGCAAGGGACTCGGAAGCAGGGAAGGCTTTGCGCTTATTCATCGCTTCGCAGAACGAATCGGAGCAACGGTCGGGGCTAGCAGAGATGCGGTGGAAGCGGGATGGATCAGTCATGAACATCAGGTCGGACAGACGGGAGTGACTGTCACGCCCAAAATTTACTTTGCCATCGGCATATCGGGAGCTATTCAGCATTTGGTCGGCATGCGTAACTCGGGATTGATCATTGCCATCAATAAAGATCCGAATGCACTCATCTTCCAGTCTTGTCACTACGGTATTGTCGGTGATGCATTTGAAATTGTGCCATTGCTGATTGAAGCATTCCAAAAGGAGCCGGACAAGGAGGTAACGTATGGCTGA
- a CDS encoding electron transfer flavoprotein subunit beta/FixA family protein produces the protein MLHIVACIKQVPDTKIIKMNPKTNTMDRASAPAILNPYDAHAVEEAVRLKSRYGGVVSVVTMGPPPAVKAIRKCIEIGADAGYLVTDRAFAGADTLATSYAITKAIEKIAKSQPVDLVICGKMTIDGDTGQVGPGVARRLDIPPLTCVQKVVEINREQGYAIVHRKLEDGYEVIQSILPCLFSVEKEINEVPYSPLPNMLRAARYNPVVWSVDDLGDIDRTQLGLKGSPTIVAKVWPPEKPKGGEMLEGSTSEQIARLMEILHDKQRLFRVKEEQI, from the coding sequence ATGCTGCATATTGTCGCTTGCATTAAGCAAGTGCCGGACACCAAAATCATCAAGATGAATCCGAAGACGAATACGATGGATCGCGCCAGTGCGCCAGCGATTCTCAACCCGTATGATGCACATGCGGTGGAGGAAGCCGTTCGTTTGAAAAGTCGATATGGGGGTGTGGTCTCAGTCGTCACCATGGGACCGCCGCCAGCGGTAAAGGCCATTCGGAAATGTATCGAGATCGGGGCAGACGCAGGCTATCTGGTAACGGATCGTGCATTTGCCGGAGCAGACACATTGGCGACCAGCTATGCAATTACCAAAGCCATTGAGAAGATTGCAAAAAGCCAGCCAGTCGACCTCGTCATTTGCGGCAAGATGACCATCGACGGTGATACGGGACAAGTCGGACCAGGAGTTGCCAGAAGGTTGGATATTCCGCCACTTACGTGTGTGCAAAAAGTAGTGGAGATAAACAGAGAACAAGGCTACGCTATCGTGCATCGAAAGCTGGAGGATGGTTATGAAGTCATTCAATCGATTTTGCCTTGTTTGTTTTCCGTGGAGAAGGAGATTAACGAAGTACCTTATTCTCCGCTGCCCAACATGCTTCGAGCTGCTAGATATAATCCTGTTGTCTGGTCCGTCGATGACTTGGGGGATATCGATCGGACGCAGTTAGGTCTGAAGGGCTCTCCCACCATCGTTGCAAAAGTTTGGCCCCCAGAGAAGCCAAAGGGTGGAGAAATGCTCGAAGGAAGCACCAGCGAGCAAATCGCACGCTTGATGGAAATTTTGCACGATAAACAGCGACTGTTTCGGGTGAAGGAGGAGCAGATATGA